GGACCAGCTCATGCGCATGCTGTTCTGGCTCATTTCGAGACCGGAAGTCGCCACACCGCCCGCGTTCGAAGCCTTGCCCGGAGAGAACAGTATGTTCGCCTTCTGGAAAGCCTCAACGGCTTCGGGGGTGCAGGGCATGTTAGCGCCTTCGGTCACGCAGATAACGCCGTTCTTTATCAGGGTATTTGCGTCGGTCTCGTTAAGCTCGTTCTGAGTTGCGCAGGGCAGGGCCACATCAACTTTAACTTCCCACGGCTTTTTGCCCGCGCGGAATTCCGCGCCGAACTTATCGGCGTAGGGTTTTACAATATCCTGGCCGGAAGCCCGCAGCTGCAGCATATACTCCCATTTCTCGCCGCTGATGCCCGCTTTGTCGTAAATACAGCCGTCCGGGCCCGAAATAGTCACAACTTTTCCGCCCAGATCGTTCACTTTTTTCACGGCTCCCCAGGCCACGTTTCCGAAGCCCGAAACCGCCACTGTTTTGCCTTTAAAGCTGGTGCCTTTGGTCTTAAGCTGCTCCTCGGCGAAATACACCACGCCGAAGCCTGTAGCCTCGGGCCGTATCAGCGAGCCGCCCCAGCTGGTGCCCTTGCCGGTCAGCACGCCCGTGAATTCGTTCTTCAGGCGCTTGTACTGGCCGAACAGGTAGCCTATCTCGCGGCCGCCCACGCCGATGTCGCCCGCCGGCACGTCGGTGTCGGGGCCGATATGGCGGAATAGTTCGGTCATGAAACTCTGGCAGAAGCGCATAACTTCCGCGTCGGATTTCCCTTTGGGATCAAAGTCCGCACCGCCTTTGCCGCCGCCCATGGGGAGCGTGGTAAGGGAATTTTTGAAGATCTGCTCAAAGCCCAGGAACTTCAGGATGCTCAGGTTCACGGACGGGTGGAAGCGCAGGCCGCCTTTATATGGGCCGATGGCGCTGTTGAATTCAATGCGGAAACCGCGGTTGATGCGGTATTCTCCGCTGTCATCCTGCCACGGAACACGGAAAGTGACCGCGCGCTCCGGCTCGACCAATCTGTCGAGTATCTTGGCTTTCACATATTCGGGGTGCTTCTCAAGCACGGGGGTCAGGGTTTCAAGCACTTCTTTGACCGCCTGGTGGAATTCTTTCTCACCGGGGTTCTTGGCGATTACATTGTTCAGCACGTTGTTGACATAATCGTGTACGGACTTCTTGCCTTTCTCTGCTACCGCTGAGGTTTTAGCCATAAGTTCCTTCCTTGGTTTTATTTTTGGATCCTTTACGTTTCGAAACAAAACTGAAGCCTTATATAGTTATACTACAAACCTATAATTCGGATTGTCAACACATCCGCGCATCACTATCTCCCGATTAGAAAAAAACAATGCCTGCGGCCCGGCTTATTGTGTAAAATCTAAGTGTAAAACCCAGTGACGGCTGTATAAATTTTTCTGGTCTATCAGGGAGATATTTTATGAAGATAGGCATTCCTTTTGAAATTACGGAAGGCGAAAGCCGGGTGGCGGCGGCCCCGGAGACGGTGGCCGAACTTAAAAAACTCGGCGTGGAATTTTTGGTGGAATCGGGCGCGGGAGCGGCCGCGCATATGTCGGATGAGGCGTTCAAAAAAGCCGGCGCGGAAATAACCGCTGACACCAAAGCCATATGGGCCAAAACCGATGTGGTGCTTAAGGTGCGCCCGCCCGCAATGAACGAGAAACTTGGCATGCACGAGGTGGATTTGCTTAAGGAAGGCGGCGCGCTGGTAAGCTTTGTGTATCCCGCGCGCAACAAAGATTTGCTGGACAGATTCGCGGCCCGTAAGGCCACGGTCCTCGCTATGGACATGATCCCCCGGATTTCCCGCGCGCAGAAAATGGACGCGCTGAGTTCCATGGGCAACATCGCCGGCTACAGGGCCATGGTGGAGGCGGCTAACCTTTTCGGGAGATTTTTTACGGGCCAGATAACGGCCGCGGGACGGGTTCCGCCGGCCAAGGTTATGGTGATAGGAGCGGGCGTGGCGGGACTTGCCGCCATAGGCGCGGCCAAAGGAATGGGCGCCATCGTGCGGGC
The sequence above is a segment of the Elusimicrobiota bacterium genome. Coding sequences within it:
- the gdhA gene encoding NADP-specific glutamate dehydrogenase, with amino-acid sequence MAKTSAVAEKGKKSVHDYVNNVLNNVIAKNPGEKEFHQAVKEVLETLTPVLEKHPEYVKAKILDRLVEPERAVTFRVPWQDDSGEYRINRGFRIEFNSAIGPYKGGLRFHPSVNLSILKFLGFEQIFKNSLTTLPMGGGKGGADFDPKGKSDAEVMRFCQSFMTELFRHIGPDTDVPAGDIGVGGREIGYLFGQYKRLKNEFTGVLTGKGTSWGGSLIRPEATGFGVVYFAEEQLKTKGTSFKGKTVAVSGFGNVAWGAVKKVNDLGGKVVTISGPDGCIYDKAGISGEKWEYMLQLRASGQDIVKPYADKFGAEFRAGKKPWEVKVDVALPCATQNELNETDANTLIKNGVICVTEGANMPCTPEAVEAFQKANILFSPGKASNAGGVATSGLEMSQNSMRMSWSAEEVDKHLHDIMINIHNACVTCAKEAGHPGNYVMGANIAGFKKVADAMMAQGLV